ACTGTACACTGTCTGTCTCGGTTCAACAGTGCTTCAGTTGCAGGTACAGTAGTGGTTTGTTAGTGGTTTCAGTGCTTGGCATACCCAATGGCTTGGGTTTGCTATTGGGAATAATGTGAGGGCCAGAAAGTCAAGACAACCAAAGGCAAGATTCTATGCATTTCACCATGAAAGTTCTATAAGCTGAAATTTGACCCATGCCAAATTTCAGCCTTTGCACATTTCTCTCATTCTTATCCTCCCAACACTCTCTTCTCATCCCTGTCCCCCGTCCCCCTTTTTGCTATGTGGATGGATACACAACTGTCCCTGCCTGATAATGCATTGCTGAGCTAGCGATAAGAAATGTGTGAGTGAGGTTTTACAGCTCTGCACAGACACTTAGATAGATACAGTTTGATTTAGTAACACTGgcaaaggacaaaaacaaagagcGATCACAAAGGATTTATGTTCTTGCAGGATGTAATTTGCTAATGGAAGAGAACAGCCGAATACTCTGCAGCCTGTTTGCTGACTCAGACTTCTTTGCCTTTTACGTTACACTTCATAAAGAAGAGCGGGATGTGAGCCAGAGATCTTGACAACATAACAAGTGTGCGCTCTGGActgaaattaaattacataacaTCTCTTTTTGAGTCCCTGGTACACAAAGCCAGGTCAATGTGTCTTGACCTCTCTGGGCATGTTGATTGGCTACTGACGGCCAAGTGACTTCACGGTGTGATCGTGAGGGGTGGCGTCTCGCACACCAAAGTTTAACACAAGCCTGCTGTCCCCTGCCCTGCCCAGAGTGCTCGCATTTACATTAGGTCCCTAATCTGATTTATAGAATGCCAATGACCGCTCGCAATTCACTGTTCTGTCCCTGCAGTGTGAAGCCGgcgccaacacacacacacacacacacacacacacacacacacacacacacacacaaaaatgaacaCTGAGGCACATGTACATCTCATGAAGACACACATAGTTGTGATTTACAGAATTGTTCATCTTTTCTTCGGGTCTTCAGGGaataaaaagcaacaacctTATAAattatacaacacacacagtgccaAAACGTTTGTTagtaggaacttgttttggtagaacatttgcaccccacaaaagaaaacaatattaaattaagttaactgttcaaACAGTACAGTAACATAAGAAATGTACACTATACAAGATGCAAGGTTAAACGTCAAATTGCTATTACGATTCATCACCGTGTGTACTTTGTCAGCAATTCCCACCAATTTGTCCCAAACCTCCCAGTtaatgctgtaaacatattctttatacaATACATCTTTACataattccccaaaagaaccaagcaggccggACTTTgcaaaatccaaattttcttcaaaacttgccattttcagcgtgtagtcTGAACAGACTGTCAAAGTGTGTTATTTTCCAAAGCAAAGCGATTTtgagaacaacaacacacagaaaatgcAAAGAAAGGGGCGAACgtctttatcctggaaatgtacttccgttgatccagactagtaGTACTTCGATATGAACACGTAACAAACGTAACACACATTAAGGTAGACGTTTCAGATTTCCTTGTAAGTCAACCTATTTGTTATTCCCTGTCTTGCAAGCACTTGCCCTAACacctgcacacccacacacacacccacacacacacacacacacacacacacacacacacacaccttcacacaaCATGCTTTGCAAGCTGAGGTTCAGGGCCAGACATTCCACTCTTCTACATTATTGACCTCAGCTGCTCTGTAATGAGCAGGGCAGGAACTTGTATCCCTGCCGTCTGTGCCTACCCCACCTATTTGAAGCATGCATTCAAATGAATCAGCGCACATACCTCTGAGATATCATCCTTGCCCCTCACATTTCCTTGACCAATTTTATAAATGTACCCCCAGCCAACTAAGGTCACAATCTCTCCTGtctaacacatttatttttcattatatttattatttagatcCCGCCCTACAGAcatttcttcctccttttcttcatattttctgCCACTTAAGTCATCAGATTGCACACACAGATGATTTCTATTCCTCTCCATACCATACCAATTCATCAGCCAGTGTTATGTCCACTGATCATCCCTTCAatctttcttctccttctctgttGCTGTCTTTTGCCTTGGTGTCTATAAATCCCCTAACCTTTTACTGCTCCCCATTAAGCCAATTCTAGAATTTCCTTCCCTACAGGGTCTTGGAAGAACTAGCAGAGCGTGAGAGAGGAGTGGCGTTCAGATATATATCTGAGAAGAGAGATCTTGGTCCAAATATCTTCTCAAGGGAGGCTGCTGCTACATGAGGAATCTTTCTCTGGAGACAGAATATTGGATCAGTGTCTAGATAGCTTGAATGAGGCTTGGTGTGGATAGGAAACAAGCAGCAAGGGGGAGAGATTCTGTCAGTAGAGCGAGCCCGTTAGTTAACGTTTTAATAAGCCTTAACTGAGAGAGATggatcagggaccccctacGACTTCTGTAGTAtaaaattaagatttaaaatCAAACCAGACCTACAGTAATGTGTtggcagcctaaagcctttattattattattgttttagtgCATGAAATATTAAGCAATCAAAATAACTGTTGGCAGGAttttatgaatcatgttttaatgttaatgttgtggggggtgtgcggtgaggacccaaacgcagagagacggaggcaggcgggagcaggtaCACAATGCTTTNNNNNNNNNNNNNNNNNNNNNNNNNNNNNNNNNNNNNNNNNNNNNNNNNNNNNNNNNNNNNNNNNNNNNNNNNNNNNNNNNNNNNNNNNNNNNNNNNNNNatgggaaaaccgggacaaaaacacagggaaggccaaacaggacaaataccccaacaaaaaccccaaaccataacagttaAACATAGACAGTGAATCATTAGGATGAACTGCCTTTGTGAACACTGTACCTTAGGCCAGTTAGGATATCATGAATGTTGTTGTTGGGCTGATTTAAATTTTCTAATAATATCTTGGATTCtttccaaaaaaatgtaaaagtaacaataatttggtggcccccctgcagtaactctgacaactgttgaagatctctggtgtaggacaaggtggagagggtttgtgtttgtgttgctatGGAAACAGTCTCAGTATTTTAAGTAGGTCACACTCTGCTTTTTCTTCCCCTCATGAGGACCTCTGGAAAGATGTAAACGATACAGTGGTCTAACTCCTTCAATGTGAGCCTGGTTCATGATAACATTTGACTCACTCTGCTACTCTTTGTCTTTGCTTTACCCCTCCTGTCCTCCAGAGGAGAAATACATGACCATACAGCCGCACACCAGTCAGGGGAAGGATGAAGTCAGCTTTGAGAAAGGTGTCACCGTGGAGGTGATCCAGAAGAACTTGGAGGGCTGGTGGTACATCAGGTGAGTCAATGCTGGGGAACAAAAGGGGCTCAGCTCCTAAAAACAAAGCAGCTAACAGAACTGTGTGTCCATGCTCAGACACTTGTTGGCTAATATTCGATCCAAACATctgtttaaatacaaatgtaaatgatcTTGTAATGCTTTCAATGAATTCAATGTTGTTAAACTAATGGGTAACTTCATACCTTTCTAACGGAATATAATTTTACCCATTTACTTAAGATTTGTCTTTACAAGAGCCAGCAAAGGGAAGGTAACAACGGTCACATACTCAGACTCCCCTATCTCCTCACTGTATGAACTCACTGCTGGTTTTTCGGGGGTAATAACTATAATAACAAGTTTACCCAATTAACATCAATTCTGGGGACCTAAACACAGCCGAGACAGTACTTTTGTAcgtcaaaataaaatggaatgcTTCAACAACTAAAAATGATGCAGTAAAAGCTCCTTAATGTCAAATCAAAGTCACATTTGTATTCCAATCAgacatgtaaatacatatatgaAAATTCTgaaacactttataataaccatcctTAATAGATGTTACATTTATTGTTAATTcatctttagttaattgtcatttaactgttagcaaaccgtcattttactgttaacaaacaattgcattataatttatacattaaatgaaaaaaatggaatcagtccaaagcttttttttttatttgttaatccAATTTCTGTCGTCAGAGAGTTTTGTTGGTCGTCAGTGCTGTGATCAAGGCGGCACTTTACTGCAGCTCTTATCGGTTGctttaaagttgtatttaaaaaaaaaaagttgattattTGCATAATGATATTGAGAGTTCCATACGGCGCTCTCCACGGGTCAACTGGGTGCGCTGCATGGGATTTCTTGAATGTGCGTGTCTGTCTGGCTGTTTGTGCAGATGTGTGTCGTTTATCAAGCCAGTGTGTATTTCCTGCCAGTTGTTTGTTTCCTTGTATCCCCGGGGGCTAAAGAGAGTGGAGCTCCACTGCACAGCTGATTACTATCACATGCTGCCTCGTGGCATgtgacaaacacatgcacacatatgtgCATGCTGACATTACATACCCACAAACGTACTCACTGTTAAAGGTGCTTATGTGTGATTGGGTGATATTTGTAGTAAATGGCTAATATCTTTACAAAGCGCTTGTTCAAACAGCTGGTTGGACCTTTTTCCTCATCCAAAATGAGGTTCTAAGGATAGAGGACAGATTGTAGACCCTTGAGGAAATGTGTGATATGTTATTTATGgctttataaacaaaattggCATGCCTTGATTTGACACTCCTCGGCCCTCATTGCAATTGCACGAGTTCTTCAGAGCCCATTGTCCAACAAGAAATGTCGGACCATGTGAGCCGTTTTTATACAGGCAAGTCCAAGCGTGGGCTTAACCTGTTATAGGGACCTCATTAAACCCACAGGGTTAACTAACAAATCAAAGCACAggtcaaatacttttttcccaaagatggtttctgtcattttaggtagTTCTGATCACGCTGATGTTTggtcaaatgtttatttttctgataaTTTTATTTGATGCTTTGAAAACGGAGTGAaacgtcatgattgacagctaaGATTGAGTCAGGTTAGCACCTCTAGCCGGGATATTTTGGATTTCACTTTTGGACAGTGGGAGGGGATGGAGACACGTTGTCCATCTTCTTTTACAGTCTGtgatttggacatttttcacattaagaATTAAATCACAATAAGCTTGTGTAAACTTGTGTCAATATGGAAATGCCACAGATAGTTAGATCGGTTAGATTCTCCACAATCCAATCGTCCAGTTTTACAGACATCATTAGCACTAAAACATGATTCCTACTCTTAGTGCTTATGCTAATAGTCAAAAGAGATGATAAATCATGACGCTTCCCTACCTGTGAGCTGgtcctaaatgttaaatctggGTTCATTGATGGCCTATTTATATTTCTCTGGTCTGTAAATGTTCACTAATCGAAAGAATCAAAGGCTTTTTTCATGAATTTTAATCCAAGTTCTGAATATCTCTGTGTGGAGTCCATTGCTAACTGTCTGCTAAATTCAGTATAAAGGCATTTAGAAcaatgtatttacttttttagagAGGTTTGGGGACCACATATTGAAAACTGCTTAGCTCCCATAGGTTAGGCCTAGAGGTCTTAAACTTTATACAGATGTTGTAAACAAGATGTAGGAAAGTATGTGTAGTGTTTTACATAGTCTGGCATTATGCATGTTTCagttattgttgttaaaatgtacaTGACTTATTATAGACTAGGGGCAAATAACTGTTTTGAACCACGTTTGATGGTTGATGTAGTGTAGGTGGTGTTTTAATCACAAGCTAAACAAGCCCGTTTTTGGTCACTAGAATAATTTAGTGTTCAAATGCAGCCTCATGAATGCATTTTGGCCTTGCAGTCTTTCTGTTTCAATTTAATGGCTAATGGatgaaaatagaagaaaaatgtgcattttatcAGGTTATGGGGACTCCTAGTGGTCGTGCTATTTGGAGTTATGCAACAGGGAAGCAGAAATGATCACATCTCTTCTGAGCAGTAAATGGCTCACCTTCAGGCAAATGACTAatggaaacattatttattgtttctcaAAGCATTCTAAAACAACTCATTTAGCTTAACAATGAATGTTGAAATGTGGGGAAGCATTATCTCTTTGCATATTGAGTTTGTTTACTTGCCTTCAGCTACCTCCACGTCTGTTCTAGTTTCATTACACAGTATCTTATTTGGTGTATTTTATTGATTACTGAAATGCCCGAAATgtagaaatgtgtttattcctTCTAGCTATAATTTATGGTCCAACTAATAATGTGTGCCCTATCTTAAAGGGGTACGCTGGTGATTTAGTATTGCACTTctaactgaaaaacaacaaagcagatTAATAAAAGAGTGGTAAAAATCATGCACCAGAAGCTAAAATATCCAGATATGTTTGTCCTTTGTAATGGTCAAGATCCAAAAACTTTGCGCCTATATTTCCCATAATGCCTGGTTAATGTCCACATCTTTCAAACTTGTATGCGTACAATTGGTGCAGTGCCTCcttaaatgagagaaaacaggTGAAAGATATACACTATAAAGATATTCTGTCTTTTTGCATTCTACCCACAGATACTTGGGGAAAGAGGGCTGGGCCCCTGCCTCCTACTTGAAAAAGGTGAAAGAGGACTTCTCCCCCCGCAAGAAGACCCTGACAGGCCCCGTGGAGATCATCGGCAACATCATGGAGATCAGCAACCTGTTACAAAAGAAGTCGGTCAGCGAGAAGGACATCCAGACAGACGGAGAGGGGAGCACCACACCCGAGCGCCACATCTCCAAGAGTGAGATCAGCCTGCCCATGCCCTATAACTCTGAAATCAATGCTGAGACAGGCAGGAGGCTGAGTGCCGGCCGTGACACCAACAGCCCATGTCTGGGAATAGCAGCGAGTGCTGCcctaaatgaaaataaagcgAGGGGCGAGCCAGGGTCCCCAGCTGTTGCCAGAGTGGCACCTCACAGAGTGGAAATTGGTGAGCATTTATTGTGTGTTAGGAGACAATCAAGCAGTAAATGCATTGCAGCAAAGAAGAGGAGGATTTGTAGTGTTTGTATCAGACATTAAGACatgttattttccttttgtgtaGGCTTTGATGCTATAGGTAAGCTACATGGTTGACGGTGTATCTAATGGTGATGGTGGTGTAATCTAATTGCATATACTTTGTCACACTAATCTGTGAGACTATTTAACATGGGATTGTGGGTTTGGTGTGTGGATTTCCATTTTAATCACGTATAATAAATGTCCAATTTTTGTTTACTAGCTCATGTTCCTTATGGCATTATATGTGTGCCTTATTCCTGAGCATGTGTTTTTCAGGTACgtacataaattatatttatggAGAATCTCCTTGATCTCTTGATCACTCAAAGAAAATTTTAATTTGAGAATGACAGCACTTAGGGCTGATGGTATAAGTATTTCTTCCTTTGCATACACAGGAATGAGGCACAAATATGACTCCTTAGTTGTTTGATGTAGGTTAGGTGTATTACAAATACAGTTTAATGGGATGTTTTCTTCGTTTGTCAGGGTCTCCAAATCTGAGACAAAAACCTCCCCCACGAAGAGAAACCAACTTGGTAAGACTTCACAACCTACTGCTTCCTAACAATACCCAAGAGGGTTTTCtttaatattattgttgttcaacagaaacatgtacagtaagCATCACTGAACTACTTTTGATCACACTGAAGAATGTTGTAGTACATTTAGAAACACTGGTTCTAGctgaaaaagattttaaaaagcagtaaaaaatacagtaaataagaatataaacataaaaagaaagattatTAATTAGCTCCCAGGTTGCCTCAAGAGTTGACATAGCAACCATTAAACCACAGTAACAACACAATCATAATTTCAGCATGTCTTTGACTATCTGAATCTACCACTGCCCACACttaaatattatacatattgttattttttatattataatcaTTAATAGCCTTTATATTATGCCTTTGGTCATACTCATTCTTAAGACATAGTGAGACATAATATGTTCTCTCCCCTTTACTGCACAGGGATTCCAGTTACCCAAGCCACCAGAGCCCCCTGCTGTGGAAGCAGAGTATTACACTATAGCAGATTTCCAGTCCTCAATCTCTGATGGCATCAGTTTCCGTGGAGGACAAAAAGCTGATGTAAGAGGCCAGATCTGCATTGTTGTCACTGAGATTAGACAGTCTGGGCTCATTGAATATGTATGTCAACGGTGTGCTCCTGAGATACACAGGAAAGCTAAGGCAATAGAGATGCGCCGTTGAGATTTGTATTTGAACGAGATAATGTAGTGAGAATTTGCTCTGCAGTAACTCAGGTAGAGAGATGAAGATAACAGATTCTTTCAAGGTTTTTCTATGTTGAGCTAGCAAAACTAACTTTTGTCATTGATATctttgcagtggtggaatgtaactaagtacatttactcaagcacgGTACTTTAGTACAAATTCGAGGTACTTGTtgtttacttgagtcttttcttttcaggccactttctacttctactccgctacatttcagagcgacatattgtaatttttactccactacattaaccTGACATTTAATGTGACTTGTTAtgtcacaaattattttttctgcagacaaaacacatgtagtttgtaaaaaacaatctttattgtaaataaaaactatCCAACAATGTAATTTGTATAGGCCTACAAAATAAAGCTGAATTTTATAGCTGATAAAACACGTAGacttacatttttatgtttttgtatttttaaagtgttttactAGTAGTTTTAAGTAAAGGCTCTGAATACTTCTCCCACAACTGTATTTTTTCAAGAAGACTGCAATATCAGATGTAATTACAGCAGTTTTGGAACACCTGATCATCTATCTCTAAACCCTAACCCTTCTATTCCATTGTTTAGTTTCACAAAtcctaaagaaagaaaattacttCTTCATGTCTTTTTGTGTAGGTGATAGAAAAGAACCCTGGAGGCTGGTGGTATGTGCAGATTGGAGAGATGGAGGGCTGGGCCCCCTGCTCCTACATTGACAAGCGTAAGAAGCCTAACCTCAGCCGTCGGACCAGCACCCTGACCAGGCCCAAAGTCCCACCGCCAGCTCCACCTGTCAAAAAACAAGAGCCTGAAGAGGCTCCCCCTCCTGCTAACTCTGCCCCTACAATTTCAGAGCTGGCGAGCAGGCCTGTGTACGAGGAACCTGAATATGATATTCCTGCAATCGGATGCGAAGGGGAATCAGACACAGATTCCCTAAAGGATGAGCGCGCTCTGGATATGAAGATCAGCAACGTGGTCAGCGACAAGTACCGCTGCTCCCCTCCTTCCTGCAAGCCCTCTCCTCCTGTCTGCAAGGCGTCCCCTGTGTTCACTCATCGAAGATCTTCTTTCAGGTCTGTAGAGGAGGTTGCAAAAGAGGAGTGTATTTATGAGAATGACGGCTTCAGGCCAAGCAGTGGTGTTGAAAGAACTTCAGTCAAAGGTTCCAGTGAGCCAAATTCCCCGAGGAGCTACCGTTCCTCCACAGTCCCACGCAAGCCCTCAGGATCTTCACCTGTAGCTGGTAGACCCATGAAGACCATGACGCCAGAGATGAACCGGAGAAGCCAGACCCTGGGCAGACACATAGATATCAGCCTCAGGTCACAGGACAACAGCCCCCACTCTTCATCAGATGAATTGAGCAGAGGGCCCAAGAAAGGCCCTGTCTTAAGCCGGGATGTGGAGCAGAGAATAGGTCAGAGCCCCTCGACCCGACCCAAGCCTTCTGTCAGACCTAAACCACTCCTGACCAAATCAGAACCCCAGAGTCCTGAGAGGATGGACATCAGCTCTTTGAGACGGCAGCTGAGGCCTACAAGTCAGTTCCGGCCTCATGGCCTCAAACATACTCGTGGGGACGACTCTGAAACAGCCTCGGTCATTTCCTCAGAGGACTCTATGTGTTCGCGCAGTACCTCAGATCTCTCTTCGGTTTACTCCAAAGGGAGCCGTGGGGACTCAGACGTGGAAGGCCCTAATCTCTACCGCTCCCTAGATGCCTATAAGAAGGTCCAGGACTCTGAGATCAGCTTTCCAGCCAGGGTGGACGTTGAGGTTCTGGAGAAGCAGGAGAGCGGTTGGTGGTACATCCGATGGGGATCCGAGGAGGGCTGGGCTCCCTCGTACTACCTGGAACCTGTCAGACAAGTTGGCGATGCAGGTGGGTTGGACCTAGATGGGCATGGAAGTGGAGGGAGTAAGTCCAACAGCCTGGAGAAAAACGAGCAGCACGTTTTGGCCCTCAATAACATCAATATCCAAGTTTTGAGCCAACCGCATCAAGGCTTGAGAAGGAACACTCCGCCAA
The sequence above is drawn from the Etheostoma cragini isolate CJK2018 chromosome 2, CSU_Ecrag_1.0, whole genome shotgun sequence genome and encodes:
- the sh3pxd2aa gene encoding SH3 and PX domain-containing protein 2A isoform X3: MHSLCRVKMQFRTVLDVKVVDVEKRRNPSKHYVYLINVTYSDNTSHIIYRRYSKFFDLQMQILDKFPIEGGQKDPKKRIIPFLPGKILFRRSHVRDVAMKRLRFIDDYCRALVRLPPQISQSEEVLRFFETKAEDAYPPVEDYGSKRKSGIDSSEPMVLEQYVAVANYERQENSEISLKAGETVDVIEKSESGWWFVSTSEEQGWVPATYLDSQNVTRDDLDLGTSRTGEVTKRRKAHLKRLDRRWTLGGIVNRQQSREEKYMTIQPHTSQGKDEVSFEKGVTVEVIQKNLEGWWYIRYLGKEGWAPASYLKKVKEDFSPRKKTLTGPVEIIGNIMEISNLLQKKSVSEKDIQTDGEGSTTPERHISKSEISLPMPYNSEINAETGRRLSAGRDTNSPCLGIAASAALNENKARGEPGSPAVARVAPHRVEIGSPNLRQKPPPRRETNLGFQLPKPPEPPAVEAEYYTIADFQSSISDGISFRGGQKADVIEKNPGGWWYVQIGEMEGWAPCSYIDKRKKPNLSRRTSTLTRPKVPPPAPPVKKQEPEEAPPPANSAPTISELASRPVYEEPEYDIPAIGCEGESDTDSLKDERALDMKISNVVSDKYRCSPPSCKPSPPVCKASPVFTHRRSSFRSVEEVAKEECIYENDGFRPSSGVERTSVKGSSEPNSPRSYRSSTVPRKPSGSSPVAGRPMKTMTPEMNRRSQTLGRHIDISLRSQDNSPHSSSDELSRGPKKGPVLSRDVEQRIGQSPSTRPKPSVRPKPLLTKSEPQSPERMDISSLRRQLRPTSQFRPHGLKHTRGDDSETASVISSEDSMCSRSTSDLSSVYSKGSRGDSDVEGPNLYRSLDAYKKVQDSEISFPARVDVEVLEKQESGWWYIRWGSEEGWAPSYYLEPVRQVGDAGGLDLDGHGSGGSKSNSLEKNEQHVLALNNINIQVLSQPHQGLRRNTPPIPSKPPGGFSKPSGMVNGGVRMRNGVRQVAVRPQSVFVTTTQPAKDSHYMTGSLRRNDSLGRSDHYGSGSATLGVRRNASFSTVRPHVVVESQTRPAERSGLGSSGSAFSTSNVQDPLSRVNQRNGIPVSTVRPKPIEKSQLIHNNLGRDVYVSIADYRGDEETMGFTEGTCLEVLERNPNGWWYCQVQDSLLPRKGWVPSNYLERKK
- the sh3pxd2aa gene encoding SH3 and PX domain-containing protein 2A isoform X1 translates to MHSLCRVKMQFRTVLDVKVVDVEKRRNPSKHYVYLINVTYSDNTSHIIYRRYSKFFDLQMQILDKFPIEGGQKDPKKRIIPFLPGKILFRRSHVRDVAMKRLRFIDDYCRALVRLPPQISQSEEVLRFFETKAEDAYPPVEDYGSKRKSVWMYGFTDSPRKEASGIDSSEPMVLEQYVAVANYERQENSEISLKAGETVDVIEKSESGWWFVSTSEEQGWVPATYLDSQNVTRDDLDLGTSRTGEVTKRRKAHLKRLDRRWTLGGIVNRQQSREEKYMTIQPHTSQGKDEVSFEKGVTVEVIQKNLEGWWYIRYLGKEGWAPASYLKKVKEDFSPRKKTLTGPVEIIGNIMEISNLLQKKSVSEKDIQTDGEGSTTPERHISKSEISLPMPYNSEINAETGRRLSAGRDTNSPCLGIAASAALNENKARGEPGSPAVARVAPHRVEIGFDAIGSPNLRQKPPPRRETNLGFQLPKPPEPPAVEAEYYTIADFQSSISDGISFRGGQKADVIEKNPGGWWYVQIGEMEGWAPCSYIDKRKKPNLSRRTSTLTRPKVPPPAPPVKKQEPEEAPPPANSAPTISELASRPVYEEPEYDIPAIGCEGESDTDSLKDERALDMKISNVVSDKYRCSPPSCKPSPPVCKASPVFTHRRSSFRSVEEVAKEECIYENDGFRPSSGVERTSVKGSSEPNSPRSYRSSTVPRKPSGSSPVAGRPMKTMTPEMNRRSQTLGRHIDISLRSQDNSPHSSSDELSRGPKKGPVLSRDVEQRIGQSPSTRPKPSVRPKPLLTKSEPQSPERMDISSLRRQLRPTSQFRPHGLKHTRGDDSETASVISSEDSMCSRSTSDLSSVYSKGSRGDSDVEGPNLYRSLDAYKKVQDSEISFPARVDVEVLEKQESGWWYIRWGSEEGWAPSYYLEPVRQVGDAGGLDLDGHGSGGSKSNSLEKNEQHVLALNNINIQVLSQPHQGLRRNTPPIPSKPPGGFSKPSGMVNGGVRMRNGVRQVAVRPQSVFVTTTQPAKDSHYMTGSLRRNDSLGRSDHYGSGSATLGVRRNASFSTVRPHVVVESQTRPAERSGLGSSGSAFSTSNVQDPLSRVNQRNGIPVSTVRPKPIEKSQLIHNNLGRDVYVSIADYRGDEETMGFTEGTCLEVLERNPNGWWYCQVQDSLLPRKGWVPSNYLERKK
- the sh3pxd2aa gene encoding SH3 and PX domain-containing protein 2A isoform X2, translated to MHSLCRVKMQFRTVLDVKVVDVEKRRNPSKHYVYLINVTYSDNTSHIIYRRYSKFFDLQMQILDKFPIEGGQKDPKKRIIPFLPGKILFRRSHVRDVAMKRLRFIDDYCRALVRLPPQISQSEEVLRFFETKAEDAYPPVEDYGSKRKSGIDSSEPMVLEQYVAVANYERQENSEISLKAGETVDVIEKSESGWWFVSTSEEQGWVPATYLDSQNVTRDDLDLGTSRTGEVTKRRKAHLKRLDRRWTLGGIVNRQQSREEKYMTIQPHTSQGKDEVSFEKGVTVEVIQKNLEGWWYIRYLGKEGWAPASYLKKVKEDFSPRKKTLTGPVEIIGNIMEISNLLQKKSVSEKDIQTDGEGSTTPERHISKSEISLPMPYNSEINAETGRRLSAGRDTNSPCLGIAASAALNENKARGEPGSPAVARVAPHRVEIGFDAIGSPNLRQKPPPRRETNLGFQLPKPPEPPAVEAEYYTIADFQSSISDGISFRGGQKADVIEKNPGGWWYVQIGEMEGWAPCSYIDKRKKPNLSRRTSTLTRPKVPPPAPPVKKQEPEEAPPPANSAPTISELASRPVYEEPEYDIPAIGCEGESDTDSLKDERALDMKISNVVSDKYRCSPPSCKPSPPVCKASPVFTHRRSSFRSVEEVAKEECIYENDGFRPSSGVERTSVKGSSEPNSPRSYRSSTVPRKPSGSSPVAGRPMKTMTPEMNRRSQTLGRHIDISLRSQDNSPHSSSDELSRGPKKGPVLSRDVEQRIGQSPSTRPKPSVRPKPLLTKSEPQSPERMDISSLRRQLRPTSQFRPHGLKHTRGDDSETASVISSEDSMCSRSTSDLSSVYSKGSRGDSDVEGPNLYRSLDAYKKVQDSEISFPARVDVEVLEKQESGWWYIRWGSEEGWAPSYYLEPVRQVGDAGGLDLDGHGSGGSKSNSLEKNEQHVLALNNINIQVLSQPHQGLRRNTPPIPSKPPGGFSKPSGMVNGGVRMRNGVRQVAVRPQSVFVTTTQPAKDSHYMTGSLRRNDSLGRSDHYGSGSATLGVRRNASFSTVRPHVVVESQTRPAERSGLGSSGSAFSTSNVQDPLSRVNQRNGIPVSTVRPKPIEKSQLIHNNLGRDVYVSIADYRGDEETMGFTEGTCLEVLERNPNGWWYCQVQDSLLPRKGWVPSNYLERKK
- the sh3pxd2aa gene encoding SH3 and PX domain-containing protein 2A isoform X4, encoding MQILDKFPIEGGQKDPKKRIIPFLPGKILFRRSHVRDVAMKRLRFIDDYCRALVRLPPQISQSEEVLRFFETKAEDAYPPVEDYGSKRKSVWMYGFTDSPRKEASGIDSSEPMVLEQYVAVANYERQENSEISLKAGETVDVIEKSESGWWFVSTSEEQGWVPATYLDSQNVTRDDLDLGTSRTGEVTKRRKAHLKRLDRRWTLGGIVNRQQSREEKYMTIQPHTSQGKDEVSFEKGVTVEVIQKNLEGWWYIRYLGKEGWAPASYLKKVKEDFSPRKKTLTGPVEIIGNIMEISNLLQKKSVSEKDIQTDGEGSTTPERHISKSEISLPMPYNSEINAETGRRLSAGRDTNSPCLGIAASAALNENKARGEPGSPAVARVAPHRVEIGFDAIGSPNLRQKPPPRRETNLGFQLPKPPEPPAVEAEYYTIADFQSSISDGISFRGGQKADVIEKNPGGWWYVQIGEMEGWAPCSYIDKRKKPNLSRRTSTLTRPKVPPPAPPVKKQEPEEAPPPANSAPTISELASRPVYEEPEYDIPAIGCEGESDTDSLKDERALDMKISNVVSDKYRCSPPSCKPSPPVCKASPVFTHRRSSFRSVEEVAKEECIYENDGFRPSSGVERTSVKGSSEPNSPRSYRSSTVPRKPSGSSPVAGRPMKTMTPEMNRRSQTLGRHIDISLRSQDNSPHSSSDELSRGPKKGPVLSRDVEQRIGQSPSTRPKPSVRPKPLLTKSEPQSPERMDISSLRRQLRPTSQFRPHGLKHTRGDDSETASVISSEDSMCSRSTSDLSSVYSKGSRGDSDVEGPNLYRSLDAYKKVQDSEISFPARVDVEVLEKQESGWWYIRWGSEEGWAPSYYLEPVRQVGDAGGLDLDGHGSGGSKSNSLEKNEQHVLALNNINIQVLSQPHQGLRRNTPPIPSKPPGGFSKPSGMVNGGVRMRNGVRQVAVRPQSVFVTTTQPAKDSHYMTGSLRRNDSLGRSDHYGSGSATLGVRRNASFSTVRPHVVVESQTRPAERSGLGSSGSAFSTSNVQDPLSRVNQRNGIPVSTVRPKPIEKSQLIHNNLGRDVYVSIADYRGDEETMGFTEGTCLEVLERNPNGWWYCQVQDSLLPRKGWVPSNYLERKK